A single genomic interval of Pyrobaculum arsenaticum DSM 13514 harbors:
- a CDS encoding homoserine dehydrogenase produces the protein MILLFGFGGVGRTYAELLYQRTGLRLCAVFDSGGGVVKKEGFTWEEVKELLKAPRGAVSRSGVGRPTSVEEALDFCQVLVDVSPPNYDTAEPSLSLFKKALAKGMAVVTANKAPLALAFHEVQSRRLFYKATVMAGTPLIDLLQGLHPQEVLRVRGIINGSTNYILTRVYKDGIPFDQAVREAREMGILEPDPRLDLEGLDPAAKLVIIANTLGKRITLGQVERETLSLKGSVTRYIASLELKTGKAEVRPISLPVDDPIHVDYTLNSVEIVTEVNIIYVKGKGAGRKETAMALLNDTLKAQDHLRQ, from the coding sequence GTGATATTGCTGTTTGGCTTTGGTGGTGTTGGCCGCACATATGCGGAGCTTCTTTATCAGAGAACCGGCTTGAGGCTCTGCGCGGTCTTCGACAGCGGAGGCGGCGTTGTGAAGAAGGAAGGCTTCACGTGGGAAGAGGTGAAGGAGCTTTTAAAGGCGCCTAGGGGGGCGGTGTCAAGAAGCGGAGTGGGGAGGCCTACGTCGGTAGAGGAGGCTCTTGACTTCTGCCAGGTGTTGGTGGACGTGTCGCCGCCTAACTACGACACGGCGGAGCCCTCCCTCTCCCTCTTCAAGAAGGCCCTAGCAAAGGGCATGGCCGTAGTCACAGCCAACAAGGCCCCCCTAGCCCTCGCCTTCCACGAGGTGCAGAGCAGGCGGCTATTTTACAAGGCTACTGTCATGGCGGGGACCCCCCTAATAGACCTCCTCCAAGGGCTCCACCCCCAGGAGGTGTTAAGGGTCAGGGGGATTATTAACGGTAGCACGAACTACATATTGACCCGGGTATACAAAGATGGTATCCCGTTTGACCAAGCAGTAAGGGAGGCTAGAGAAATGGGCATACTAGAACCTGATCCACGCCTAGACCTAGAAGGGCTTGATCCAGCAGCAAAACTTGTAATAATTGCAAACACCCTGGGCAAGCGGATAACTCTTGGCCAGGTTGAAAGAGAGACGCTGTCGTTGAAGGGCTCTGTGACTAGGTACATCGCGTCGCTAGAGTTGAAAACTGGGAAGGCTGAGGTGAGGCCAATATCTCTTCCTGTGGATGACCCCATACATGTAGACTATACATTAAACTCTGTGGAAATAGTCACAGAGGTAAATATAATATATGTAAAGGGCAAGGGGGCTGGCAGAAAAGAAACAGCCATGGCGTTGCTAAACGACACCCTCAAAGCACAAGATCATTTACGGCAATAA
- a CDS encoding PaREP1 family protein: MYEQSYVPPWRDLETYVKTRLEEAVAEAELASKFLGQGLYRNAAGKVFQAWKALLAAAAAKNRDLVHKRFPGVVKDRTQKRRSRADMIIALMPTNRLREVASLLVEVFGWEVLYLTEIALSLHEFQYNGLDKEGIVSRYTNLQDVERDIHHLVEKTRQWAKIISQN, translated from the coding sequence GTGTATGAGCAGAGTTATGTACCTCCTTGGCGGGACTTGGAGACGTACGTGAAGACTAGGCTCGAAGAGGCCGTTGCGGAGGCAGAATTGGCATCGAAGTTTCTAGGGCAAGGCCTATACCGGAATGCTGCTGGGAAGGTATTTCAGGCGTGGAAAGCCCTACTGGCCGCGGCGGCTGCCAAGAATAGAGACCTCGTCCACAAGCGGTTTCCCGGCGTTGTTAAAGACAGGACTCAGAAAAGGAGGTCTAGGGCTGACATGATCATAGCTCTTATGCCTACAAACAGGCTTAGAGAGGTAGCCAGTCTGCTAGTTGAAGTTTTTGGATGGGAGGTGTTGTACCTAACTGAAATCGCTTTAAGCCTCCACGAGTTCCAGTACAACGGTCTTGACAAAGAGGGTATTGTTAGCCGCTACACCAACCTGCAAGACGTCGAGAGAGACATCCACCACCTAGTTGAGAAAACAAGACAGTGGGCGAAAATAATAAGTCAGAACTAA
- a CDS encoding cytochrome b/b6 domain-containing protein has protein sequence MKIEIVSIGYKIAHHWNLILFTILALTGSVLFSIELMGWLAYAVGAPLSAVLDVDPLTAGVQLVRTSHRFIGFVWGALLTVYGLYLLVFRRVEVFKPLKKPIGQQIREAKAIAAHYMLGRPMPKDIEESLDRHNILVSYMALLLFISIVLFGISGVGLVFRDSLGLSSATAGVLLLLHDVAFALGLLFVAMHLFAVTHPSNRPLLNAMFGDGTIELEWAKKHMPKFLSRRGVR, from the coding sequence ATGAAAATTGAAATAGTTAGTATTGGATATAAAATAGCGCACCATTGGAATTTGATATTGTTTACAATCCTGGCCTTGACAGGTTCTGTACTTTTTAGCATAGAACTGATGGGTTGGCTTGCCTACGCCGTCGGTGCACCTCTCTCGGCCGTACTTGACGTTGATCCACTTACCGCGGGCGTCCAGCTTGTCAGGACTAGCCACCGCTTTATCGGCTTCGTATGGGGAGCCTTGCTCACGGTATACGGTCTGTATCTCCTAGTCTTTAGAAGAGTAGAAGTATTCAAGCCCTTGAAGAAGCCGATTGGACAGCAGATTAGAGAGGCAAAGGCCATCGCGGCCCACTACATGCTTGGTAGGCCGATGCCGAAAGACATAGAAGAGAGCCTAGATAGGCACAACATACTTGTCTCCTACATGGCACTATTGTTGTTTATATCCATCGTCCTCTTCGGCATAAGCGGCGTTGGGCTAGTTTTTAGGGATTCGCTAGGCCTCTCCTCGGCTACTGCTGGGGTTCTCCTGCTCCTCCACGACGTGGCCTTTGCCCTCGGCCTCCTCTTCGTCGCTATGCACCTCTTTGCAGTTACCCACCCGAGTAATAGGCCGCTTCTCAACGCGATGTTTGGCGACGGGACTATTGAACTTGAATGGGCTAAGAAGCATATGCCGAAGTTTCTGAGCAGACGTGGAGTTAGATAA
- a CDS encoding 4Fe-4S dicluster domain-containing protein produces MVSIKFPKPDEGYAVLVDLDKCIGCRACQLACKDWNGRPAEKTVFTGTLTSPKSLTADDWKVVFYYEGATTKKLLTPAGEVAFSQFDMAFLPYNCLHCVAAPCARACPVGAIKVTGEGAVVINRDECIGCGYCETACPYDVPKRGSDGRYYKCTFCVDRIQNGKLPACVEVCPTNVFTFGPAKDVMELAKKEQERGRVVYGLEASSYVGGSVRWIYVTSERRSFAVKQHFADKTPRNAQEIRELLKPVTIYGGVALAASLAVLGLAAWRRYRTEEKKTKLEKGS; encoded by the coding sequence ATGGTGTCGATAAAGTTTCCCAAACCCGACGAGGGATACGCTGTTTTGGTCGACCTCGACAAGTGTATAGGTTGCAGGGCATGCCAGCTTGCATGTAAGGACTGGAACGGGAGACCCGCCGAGAAGACAGTGTTCACGGGCACCTTGACGTCGCCGAAGTCTCTGACCGCAGATGATTGGAAGGTCGTCTTCTATTACGAGGGCGCCACGACTAAGAAGTTGCTTACCCCCGCCGGCGAGGTGGCCTTCAGCCAATTCGACATGGCGTTTCTCCCCTACAACTGCCTCCACTGTGTCGCTGCGCCGTGTGCCCGGGCTTGTCCAGTCGGCGCAATTAAGGTTACTGGTGAAGGCGCAGTTGTCATAAATAGGGACGAGTGTATAGGCTGCGGCTACTGCGAAACGGCTTGTCCATACGACGTGCCGAAACGGGGCTCAGATGGGAGGTATTACAAGTGCACCTTCTGTGTTGACAGGATACAGAACGGCAAGTTGCCAGCCTGCGTAGAGGTGTGTCCCACCAACGTCTTCACCTTCGGGCCTGCAAAAGACGTCATGGAGCTTGCAAAGAAGGAGCAGGAGAGGGGTAGAGTTGTCTATGGCCTAGAGGCGAGCTCGTACGTAGGAGGAAGCGTTAGGTGGATATATGTGACCTCTGAGCGTAGGAGCTTTGCCGTTAAGCAACACTTCGCAGATAAGACCCCGCGCAACGCACAAGAAATACGCGAGTTGTTAAAGCCTGTTACGATCTACGGCGGCGTTGCGCTAGCCGCTTCGCTCGCGGTGCTGGGGCTAGCCGCCTGGCGCCGTTATAGGACAGAGGAAAAGAAAACCAAACTAGAAAAGGGGTCCTGA